In one window of Streptomyces sp. NBC_01224 DNA:
- a CDS encoding MbtH family protein → MTNPFENQDGTFLVLVNQENQHSLWPQFADVPAGWTVAHGPDTHAACLEYVEQTWTDMRPKSLVDAMDAQR, encoded by the coding sequence ATGACCAACCCCTTCGAGAACCAGGACGGCACCTTCCTTGTGCTCGTCAACCAGGAGAACCAGCACTCGCTGTGGCCGCAGTTCGCGGACGTCCCCGCCGGCTGGACCGTCGCCCACGGCCCCGACACCCACGCCGCCTGCCTGGAGTACGTCGAGCAGACCTGGACCGACATGCGGCCAAAGAGCCTAGTCGACGCCATGGACGCCCAGCGGTAG
- a CDS encoding cytochrome P450 encodes MTSTDTLDEARGTAGLVQPGDLAAALQTPEARRDPYPFYARMRRESPVHRSTQGIWYLTRYADVEAALGDLRLSNDRDRMTRAYGALGGDLKAFSRLTDRLGRVMSNTDPPDHARLRKLANRAFTARRVEALRDGVQRIVDRLIDEAVAAGSTMDLIEAVASPLPLSVICELFGIPPEDRPQVNTWFRRLGRLSEDIDKSEAAIEQYEEYLARLVRRRRADPGDDLISALVATQAQDDRLTDSELLSTCFVLITAGDETTTHLVGNGMLALLRHPDQLARLREDPALIRTAVDELARYDTPTQAIVRVVAEDVGIGGRTLREGELVYLFLAATNRDPERFEDPDRLDLSRPGNRHLSFGNGPHFCLGGPLAKLQAEVAIGTLVRRLPHLRLADGVALEWRPNPLQRRLSALPLSY; translated from the coding sequence ATGACCTCCACCGATACGCTGGACGAGGCCCGCGGCACCGCGGGCCTCGTCCAGCCCGGCGACCTCGCCGCAGCGCTGCAAACGCCCGAGGCCCGCCGGGACCCATACCCGTTCTACGCCCGCATGCGGCGCGAGAGCCCGGTCCACCGCAGCACCCAGGGCATCTGGTACCTCACCCGGTACGCCGACGTCGAGGCGGCCCTGGGAGACCTTCGGCTGTCCAACGACCGGGACCGGATGACCCGCGCCTACGGCGCGCTCGGCGGCGACCTGAAGGCCTTCAGCAGGCTCACCGACCGGCTCGGCCGGGTGATGAGCAACACCGACCCGCCGGACCACGCCCGGCTGCGCAAGCTGGCCAACCGTGCCTTCACCGCCCGGCGCGTCGAAGCCCTGCGCGACGGCGTCCAGCGGATCGTCGACCGGCTCATCGACGAGGCGGTCGCGGCGGGGTCGACCATGGACCTGATCGAGGCGGTCGCCTCCCCGCTGCCGCTGTCCGTCATCTGCGAGCTGTTCGGCATCCCACCCGAGGACCGTCCGCAGGTCAACACATGGTTCCGCCGCCTCGGCCGGCTGAGCGAGGACATCGACAAGTCCGAGGCGGCGATCGAGCAGTACGAGGAGTACCTCGCCCGACTCGTCCGCCGACGCCGGGCAGACCCGGGCGACGACCTGATCAGCGCCTTGGTCGCGACGCAGGCGCAGGACGACCGGCTCACCGACTCCGAACTGCTGTCCACCTGCTTCGTCCTGATCACCGCGGGCGACGAGACCACCACCCACCTGGTCGGCAACGGTATGCTCGCCCTGCTCCGCCACCCCGACCAGCTGGCCCGGCTGCGCGAGGACCCGGCGCTGATCCGCACCGCCGTCGACGAACTGGCCCGCTACGACACGCCGACCCAGGCAATCGTCCGGGTCGTCGCCGAGGACGTCGGGATCGGCGGGCGGACGTTGCGCGAGGGCGAGCTGGTGTACCTGTTCCTCGCCGCCACCAACCGTGATCCCGAGCGCTTCGAGGACCCCGACCGGCTCGACCTGTCCCGCCCCGGCAACCGGCACCTGAGCTTCGGCAACGGCCCGCACTTCTGCCTCGGCGGTCCGCTGGCCAAGCTCCAGGCAGAGGTGGCCATCGGCACGCTGGTCCGTCGGCTCCCGCACCTGCGGCTGGCCGACGGGGTGGCCCTCGAATGGCGGCCCAACCCACTGCAACGGCGGCTGAGCGCCCTCCCACTCAGCTACTGA
- a CDS encoding SRPBCC family protein: protein MAREFEVRREQDLPATPEQVWHAVATGTGNLGWLYPMEVEPHVGGKVTRADGTVVVWEPPHHFAVRVALDDGFSNTLTYRIEPLDGGTSHLRMGIHWVHTGVVDDTWDTKADAAEKHVDFYQHALAEYLRHFAGRPVVYVKAGRGERTDDPADFAALRRRLGLADDTTVGDRLSLDLPGVDGGSEEVVVDWLSPDFVGLRGPDALYRFFNGSTWNWPIWLGHHLFAEDTDEQQATKAWSAWLTCA from the coding sequence ATGGCCCGAGAGTTCGAGGTCCGCCGGGAGCAGGACCTGCCCGCCACGCCCGAGCAGGTCTGGCACGCGGTCGCCACCGGCACCGGCAACCTCGGCTGGCTGTACCCCATGGAAGTCGAGCCGCACGTCGGCGGAAAGGTCACCCGGGCCGACGGCACCGTCGTGGTGTGGGAGCCGCCGCACCACTTCGCCGTGCGCGTGGCCCTGGACGACGGGTTCTCCAACACGCTCACCTACCGGATCGAGCCGCTCGACGGCGGAACGAGCCACCTGCGCATGGGAATCCACTGGGTGCACACAGGCGTCGTCGACGACACCTGGGACACCAAGGCGGACGCGGCCGAGAAGCACGTCGACTTCTACCAGCACGCCCTCGCCGAGTACCTGAGGCACTTCGCCGGCCGCCCCGTCGTCTACGTCAAGGCCGGCCGCGGCGAGCGCACCGACGACCCCGCCGACTTCGCCGCCCTGCGCCGACGCCTCGGCCTCGCCGACGACACGACCGTCGGCGACCGGCTGTCGCTCGACCTCCCGGGCGTGGACGGCGGCTCGGAGGAGGTCGTTGTGGACTGGCTGAGCCCCGACTTCGTCGGCCTGCGCGGCCCGGACGCGTTGTACCGGTTCTTCAACGGCAGCACCTGGAACTGGCCGATCTGGCTGGGCCACCACCTGTTCGCCGAGGACACGGACGAACAGCAGGCCACCAAGGCGTGGAGCGCCTGGCTCACCTGCGCCTGA